Genomic DNA from Theropithecus gelada isolate Dixy chromosome 1, Tgel_1.0, whole genome shotgun sequence:
CTACTCCCTAATCAGGAGGCCTCAGATTCTCCTTTATCATCCCTCACTCACTTTCCCCAGGCCTGCCAGGGAGACAAACCACAGGGTGGGTAGCCTGTGTCCTCCTGTGCCCTACACATGGAGTGGCTCACCTGGCGTGAACACCCAGCCCCGCTGCTGTCGGCTCTGCTCCAACGCTACGACGCGGACAGTCTGCGTCATGGCCCCATAGGCCTCCCGAAACCACTGGATGTCAGACACTCTCCGTGTGTCACTCACCAACTGCAGGGGAGGGACACAGGTGACCAACAGGACAGGATGCTAGAAGAGAGGGGAGGTGGGGGACTCCAGAACCCAGGGCAGTGTGGGATGTGGCTCTACCCCACATCTTCATGAGCAAGTCAGCAGCTAGACTCACTATTCATGGATTCACTCATTCATTGAACATACGCCACTGAGTGCTGACTACATGTCAGGCAGTGCTGCTGACAAGTTCATTCATCCAATTAAGCAAGTATTATAGcaagtacctactgtgtgctgggcactgtgctaggtgctaagACTAGAGTGGTAAGCAAAACAGACCCTGTGCCCGCCCTCtcagagcttacagtctagtgggagaCACTGAACAGATGTTTAGTGATCAAATAACCGTGTGATTAAAGCGTATGTCAACAAGTGTCTCAACCTCAACACGGCTGAAACTCAACTCCTGATTTCCTCTCCAATCCTGTTCCTCCCAACCTTCCCTGTCTTAGaaaatggtaattctatatttGTCCACCTGCTCAGAACAAAATCCTTGGTATAGTCTCTCACACCCCACAGCCAACCCATGGGCAAATCCTGTTGGTTTTCTCTTCAAAATACATGCAAAATCGACCCCTTATTTCCAGTCTACCTTCACTCCCCTCTGCGCCCCAACCATAGTCATTTTGTCTGTTACAGAAAggtcctggccaggcgtggtggctcacgcctataatcccagcaccttgggaggccgaggtgggtggatcacttgaggtcaggagtttgaattttgccatatggcaaaaccccgtctcaactaaaaatatacaaaaattagttgggcatgatggcacatgcctgtaatcccagctactcaagaggctgaggcatgagaatcgcttaaacccatgAGGCATagggtacagtgagccgagatcgcgtcactgcactccagcctgggtgatggagtgagactctgtctcaaaaaaaaaaaaaaggccgggcgcggtggctcaagcctgtaatcccagcactttgggaggccgaggccggtggatcacgaggtcaggagttcgagaccatcctggctaacacggtgaaaccccgtctctactaaaaatacaagaaaattagccgggctccgtggcaggcgcctgtagtcccagctactcgggaggctgaggcaggagaatggcgtcaacccgggggggcggagcttgcagtgagccgagatcacgccactgcactccagcctggggcacagagcaagactctgtctcgggaaaaaaaaaaaaaaaatactccaccCGGTCCCTGTGCTTCTGCTCCCATCTTCCCCACAGCAGCTAGGGCCAGCCTTCTCAATCTTAAACCAGATCATGTCTCTCCTCTGCTAAGAATCCTGTAGTGACTCCCCAtctcactcagaataaaatcccAGCTCTCCCAAAGGTCCTCCCTGGGAAGTCCGACCTCACCTCCCACCACTCACCCTCACCCACTCTGGCCACCTGGCTTGTCCTCAGACACACCAGGCACACTCACCACTCAAGCCTCtgcacttcctcctctctctggAAAGCTACTTCCCCAAATATCCATTCAGTTATCCCTTATTTCCTTCAGGTCTTCCTCAAACATCATCATATCAGTGTGGCCTTCCCAGGCACCCTTAATAAAACATCAGCACTTCCCTATCTCTCCTCATATCCTAGGCCTACTTTATTTTACTCCTTAGTATTTACCTCCGCCTGATATATTCTGTATTTATTCTGTGCCTATCTCCCCACCACCCTCAGCTGTAATGTAAGCTCCCTGAAGGAAGAGACTTCATTGCATTTTTGCACCAATATATCCCCAGAACCTGCAACCATACCTGGCAGAAGTGGATACTCAATATTTACTGGCAgaatgaatgaggaagaaaagggTAGGGTGATATAGGAGCACCTGCCAGGGAGCACCAGTTAAGACTTGAATATTACGGAAGGCTTCCCTGTGGAGGTGTCATGTCAACTGAGCTGAAGCTAaccagggaaagagagaaagaaagggcagtCCAGACAGGTGGAagggcatgtgcaaaggccctgagtcCAGAAGGAGTTCGACTGACTTGAGGACCAAGGTGGCCAGTGTTGCTGCAGCTGAAGGAGTAAGGAGGCTAAAAAGGTAGCAGAAACTGGATCACACAAGGCCCAGAAGTTCATGTGAaggattttcattttgttcatgagAACAATGGGAAGCCACCGAAGTATTCTAAACAGAACATGAGAACGAGAAGCCACCAAAGTATTCTAAACAGAAGAGTGACGTCACTTGgttcatgtttttaaaaggtcAGTCTGGGCtgcacgcagtggctcacatctgtaatcccagcattttgggaggctgaggtgggtggatcacctgaggtcaaaagttcgagaccagcatgaccaacatggtgaaaacccatctctactaaaaatacaaaaaaaacctgcaatcccagctgcttgggaggctgaggcagaagaatcacttgaacccaggaggcggaggctgcaatgagccaagattgcgccactgcactccagcctgggcgacaagagtgagactccatctcaaaaataaataaataaataaatatataataaaatgtcgGTCTGGCTGCTGTGTAATGCATAGAACACAGACGGCAAGAGCCACAGCTACAGACCAGTGTGGAGGCTACTGCGATTGTCCAGGCCAGAAATGGTGGGGGCTTGGGCCAGGATAGTGgcagtggagacagagagagatggacaCAGCAAAGAGCTCGGGAAACAGGTGTTCTTCATGCTGCCATGGAGCCCTCTTACCCAGATGGGCTGAGAGATGCCCTCCACGATCTTCCTGCAAAAGAAGCCTGGGTCAGCCTGGCGTTTCTCCTCTCCCCAGCGGATCATGTCCTTCCGAAAGGCCTCCTTGTAGGTGCTGGCATCCAGGAGTCTCTGGAAGTTCAAGCCATGCTCCTGCCCAAAGGACATTATGTCTATGTCACCAGCCTTTCAACCTCAGTGGTCTCTCCTAAAACATCAGAAGAGCCATCCCTCACCCTCACCTGCCTCTCCCAAGGCTGATGCAAGGATTAATGAGGTTTCAGCCAGAACAAAGGTCTGCAAGGGAAAGAACCCCAGCAACTAAGAAATCCCGATCACTGGTAGACAGAAGAAAGGTCTGGGGATAATCCAGAAATTGTTTCAATTTGTCTTTGAAATGTGTGGCGTGGTTTCTCTTTTGCAAGTTTTACCTTCCCAATTATTTCTGGCTTAAACTAATCCTGAAATTAGTTTGCATCCCCTGGGCAAAGGTTTAGCCTTCAACTAAAGTGGGAaatctgagggggaaaaaaaactcctgcactCCATGTCCTCCCACTAGCATTGTTTGCCCCCATCCCAAATCCCACGGAGATTgtgtctccttcctctcccccttATCCCTTCCCATCCCCAAATTCCTGGCGCCTTTGCTGAAACAGCAACACTCCATTTAGCTCTGGGCACTTATGTGCAAGGCTTCCCACACCCAGAGGACCCCCCAGGCAGGAGAGGCCACTCTGACCACCTGGGGagctcctttctccctcctcaaGCAGAGGGGTCCATCTAAAGGGATCCAGGATAGGAGGGGTCTGAGAAGCATCACCCAGTTCAGGTTCTGGCTCCTCCATGAGCTCACTGCAGCAAGACCTTCTCCCCTCAGGCTCTCAATTTCTTGATCGCCCACCTGCTCCCCTTGCTGCAAGAGGAGGTCAGTAGCCACCTCCTGCTCCTGAACTGGTTTCCCTCCAGGAATATCGTGGTCTGCTTGTCGTTTATATTTCCCCTTGTGACTTAGGAAATCAATGCATGAacatttcattttggttttgctttttaatgggAGTGGGGGATAGAGTGGTGCTGGACTTCCACAGAGCAAGGGCAGTCTGGCCTATCAGAATCTTCCATGgaggttttaaaaatgcaaattggggccgggcgcggtggctcacgcctgtaatcccagcactttgggaggccgaggcgaggggatcatgaggtcaggagatagagactatcctggctaacacggtgaaaccctgtctccaccaaaaatacaaaaaaattagctaggcgtggtggcgggtgcctgtagtcccagctactcaggaggctgaggcaggagaatggcatgaacccaggaggcagagcttgcagtgagctgagatcgcgccactgcactccagcctgagcaacagagtgagactccaactcaaaaaaaaaagcaaattggccaggcgtggtggctcacgcctgtaatcccagcactctgggaggccgaagtgggcagatcacaaggtcagcagttcgagaccagcctgaccaatatggtgaaaccatgtctctactaaaaatacaaaaaaattactctggcgtgatggcgcatggctataatcccagctactcaggaagctaaagcagtagaagtgcttgaacccaggaggtggatgttgcagtgagccaagatcgcgccactgcactccagcctgggtgacagagcgagactccatctcaaataaataaataaaagaaataaataaataaaaatgcaaactcctgctccttcctcctcccgcccccaccccgccccttcAGTCTGACTCAGAAGGACAGAAGCAAGACCTATCTGGGAATTTTGGAAGATCGGTTTTGAAAGTGATCCTGGGAGGCCTTTGGAAGTGCCTAGGCCCCACTAGGGAAGGCTCAGTGCCTTTCCCTtcaccccttccttcctcccatctcCCCACCACCAACCCACCACCCCGCAGAGTCACTTCCAGTCTATCTCCTGGATACAAAGAAATTCTGTATCCAGTTTCATTTGGGAAAGAATCCTGCTTAAAATTTTTGAACACCAGGCCAGGCAAAGTAGCTCGCACccaaatcctagcactttgggaggccacagtgggaggatcgcttgagcccaggagttggagaccagcctgggcaacataatgagactcccatctctacaaaaaaaaaatttgaacttagccagtcatagtggcatgcacctgtattcctagctacttgggaagctgaagtgggaggatcacttgagtccaggaggtcaaggctgcagtgagccattatgcgccactgcactccagcc
This window encodes:
- the PMVK gene encoding phosphomevalonate kinase isoform X2, which gives rise to MSPLHKTAIYTQEPRRTRLGADVCAVLRLSGPLKEQYAQEHGLNFQRLLDASTYKEAFRKDMIRWGEEKRQADPGFFCRKIVEGISQPIWLVSDTRRVSDIQWFREAYGAMTQTVRVVALEQSRQQRGWVFTPGVDDAESECGLDNFGGFDWVIENHGDEQRLEEQLENLIEFIRSRL
- the PMVK gene encoding phosphomevalonate kinase isoform X3, whose protein sequence is MIRWGEEKRQADPGFFCRKIVEGISQPIWLVSDTRRVSDIQWFREAYGAMTQTVRVVALEQSRQQRGWVFTPGVDDAESECGLDNFGGFDWVIENHGDEQRLEEQLENLIEFIRSRL